The genomic segment AACGCAGTAACGCCAATGCAGGTGATGTTCAGGACCTGCTACGGGAGACGGAGCATGGCGGGATACATTCACAGCGTAGGCGGCACGACCTGGCGCTTCGACAGCCTGCGTGAGGTCATGGCCAAAGCCAGTCCGGCGCGCTCCGGCGATTTTCTCGCTGAAGTCGCGGCGGCCAGCGATGCCGAGCGCGTCGCCGCGCAGATGTGCCTGGCGCAAATCCCGCTCAAGCGCTTTCTCGACGAAGCGCTGATCCCTTATGAAACCGATGAAGTCACCCGCCTGATCATCGACGGCCACGACGCCGAAGCCTTCGCCCCGGTCAGTCACCTGACCGTCGGCGATTTCCGAAACTGGTTGCTGGGCGATGCTGCCGATGAGGCTGCACTGAAAGCACTGGCACCGGGGCTGACGCCTGAAATGGTCGCCGCGGTATCGAAGATCATGCGCGTGCAGGACCTGATCCTGGTTGCGCAAAAAGTCCGCGTGGTCAGCCGCTTTCGCAATACCATCGGCCTGCGTGGACGCATGTCCACTCGCCTGCAACCCAACCACCCCACCGACGAGGCCGCCGGCATCGCCGCGAGCATTGTCGACGGCTTGCTCTACGGCAACGGGGATGCGGTGATCGGCATCAACCCGGCCACCGACAGCACCAGCGGCATCTGCGAGCTGCTGAAAATGCTCGACGCCATCATCCAGCGTTACGAAATCCCGACCCAAGGCTGCATCCTCACCCACGTCACCACCTCCATCGAGGCGATCAACCGTGGCGCGCCGCTGGACCTGGTGTTTCAGTCCATCGCCGGCACCGAAGCGGCCAATACCAGCTTCGGCATCAACCTGGCGGTGTTGCAGGAAGGCTACGAGGCCGGCCTGTCGCAGAAGCGCGGCACGGTCGGGGACAACCTGATGTACTTCGAAACGGGCCAGGGCAGCGCTTTGTCGGCCAACGCACACCATGGCGTCGACCAGCAGACCTGCGAGGCCCGCGCCTATGCCGTGGCGCGCAAGTTCAAGCCACTGCTGGTCAATACCGTGGTCGGTTTCATCGGCCCGGAATATCTTTACAACGGCAAGCAGATCATCCGCGCCGGGCTGGAAGATCACTTTTGCGCCAAGCTGCTCGGCGTGCCCATGGGTTGCGACATCTGCTACACCAACCACGCTGAAGCCGATCAGGACGACATGGATGTACTGCTCACCCTGCTCGGCACTGCTGGCATCAACTTCATCATGGGCATCCCCGGCTCGGACGACGTAATGCTCAACTACCAGACCACCTCGTTTCACGATGCCCTGTACCTGCGCCAGAGCCTGGGCCTCAGACCCGCACCGGAATTCGAGGCATGGCTGGCAAAGATGGACATCCTGCGCCAGGACGGCGGCCGCTTACACATGGGCAGTCAACTTCCACCGGCCTTCCGTCAGGCTCTGGAGCGAATGGCATGACGCCGTATCCGCGTAACGGGCTCTCGGTTACAGATTCGGCGGGTTGCTTGCATGGAATCGCCAGCAAGCTGGCTCGGACAGGTGCGGCACGGCCTGTTTTCTTTAGGTGCCAGCAGGCTGGCGACCAAGAACACCTAACAGCTCTAAACTCAGCCTCATTACATCAGGCCGCCGCTTCGGCAGACCCCTGCGCTGCTTGCGCGGAAGACAAAACGGAGCAACTGAAATGAGCACGCGTGCTCCACCCCCGACCACCGTCACCAATCCCTGGGCTCACCTGCGCCAGCTCACTCCGGCCCGCATTGCTCTCGGCCGCGCCGGGGCCAGCCTGCCTACGGACGCTCAGCTGGATTTCCAGTTCGCACATGCCCAGGCCCGCGATGCCGTGCATCTAGCGCTCGATACCGAAGACCTGGCCGCGCAACTTGAACAGTGTGGCCATCGCATCCTGCTGTTGCACAGCGCCGCCCCGGACCGCGACACCTATTTGCAGCGGCCGGATCTGGGGCGGCGATTGAGCGACGATTCGGCCCAGCGGGTAAATGATCATGCGCAGCAATACGCGGCAGGCTACGACCTGGCCATCGTCATCGCCGACGGCCTGTCCGCACTCGCCGTGCAACGTCACGCCCTGCCCTTGCTCCAGCGCATCGAGGAGCAGATCGAAAAGGACGGTTGGAGCCTCGCGCCGATCTGCCTGGTGCAACAAAGCCGCGTCGCGCTGGGCGACGAGGTCGGTGAGCGGCTCAAGGCGAAAATGGTGGTGATGCTCGTGGGCGAACGCCCCGGCCTGAGCTCGCCGGACAGCCTCGGCCTGTACTTCACCTACGCACCGAAAGTCGGCCGCACCGATGCCGACCGCAACTGCATCTCCAACATCCGCCTGGAGGGCTTGAGCTACAACCTCGCCGCCCACCGCCTGATCCACCTGATGCGCGAAGCCTGTCGCCGCCAGCTCTCCGGGGTGAACCTCAAGGACGAAGCGGAAGTGCTCAGCCTGGACGACGGCACGCCGAAGACTGGCAACTTCCTACTGAGTTGAATCGCGGCCGTTTCGATGTGCCGCAAGCCGACTCACCGGGCGACCGCTTCAGACTTCCGGCAATACCACTACCGCGTCGATTTCGAACAACATTCCATCCAGCGCCAGCCGCGGCACCGGAATCAGCGTGCAGGCTGGCTTCATTTGCACACCGAAGGCCCGCTCGAGCTCCTCACCGAGCACGCCCAATCGCTGCTCACTGTGATCGACGATCAAAACCGTAAATTTGGCGACTTGTGACGGCTCACCGCCTGCAGCTTCGATGGCTATCAGCAGATTGGCCATGGCCTGTCGCACCTGCTCACGAAAATCGTCCGAGAGCCGACCGTCCTCCGCCTCCCCGCCTTGCCCCGCAATGAACGCCAACCGATTGCCAGCTGGCACGACGGCTATATGGGAGTAGCCATTTGGCGTGGGGTCGTACAGGCCAGGCGGATTGATCAGCGTCGGTCTGGATGAAGTTTTTGGATCGGTCATGACATCCCTCCAAGCTTAAGCACAAGGAAACGCCAGCGCTTCTGCCTCTTACCATAGCGGAGCGCCAACGCGGTTACGACGGCAGCTTGCCGAGGCCCTACGCCCCGCTTAAGGTTGAGGCCCCTGGCTGGAAGCATCTTCATGTGGTCTTTTCGCGATTGGCGCCGCAAGCGCATCCTCGCCCGCTTCGCCATCGAGCCCGCCATCTGGCAGCGCGTGCTCGACAGCCTGCCGATTCTCGACGGCTTGAATGCCGAGGAAACCGAGCGGCTCCGCCAGCGCAGCATCTTGTTCTTGCATGCCAAGCGAATCACCGCCCTCCCCGGCGTCGAACTGCAAATGGAAGACCGCCTACGATTGGCGGCCCAGGCCCAGCTGCCGCTGCTGCATCTGGCCGACCTCAACTGGTATCAGGGCTTCCATGAGATCGTTATCTACCCAGGCGATTTCCACAGCCCACAGAAGCATCGCGACTCGGCTGGCGTGGTGCATGAGTGGGACGGCGAGCACAGCGGCGAGGCCTGGCTGCAAGGCCCAGTGATCCTGGCGCTGCCAGGTGTCCAGGAAAGCGGCAACTGGGAAGGCTACAACCTGGTAATTCACGAATTGGCGCACAAGCTGGACATGCTCAACGGCGACGCCAACGGCTTGCCGCCGCTGCACAGCAGCATGCGCATCGACAACTGGGCGACCGCGATGCAGCGCGCCTACGATTCGCTCAATACCACCCTGGATGCCGATCCAAACGCCGAAACCCTGATCGATCCCTACGCGGCAGAGAATCCGGCTGAATTTTTTGCGGTCACCAGCGAGTACTTCTTCGCCGCGCCAGACCTGTTGCATGCCGCCTACCCCGACGTCTATCAGCAGCTTGCCGCCTTCTATCGCCAGGATCCGCTGGCACGCTTGCGGCGCCTACAGGACAGCCATCCGCAATACGCGGAACCTCACTGACTTCCGACCGTCGAATGCGCGCATTGCCTGGCCGCGAAGGTCCGCCATCGCTGGCATGGCAAAACGCCCGACAGTGCGCCTATAATCGGGCCCACTTTTTTCGCCCCAGGCCGCTTCG from the Stutzerimonas stutzeri genome contains:
- a CDS encoding RidA family protein, translating into MTDPKTSSRPTLINPPGLYDPTPNGYSHIAVVPAGNRLAFIAGQGGEAEDGRLSDDFREQVRQAMANLLIAIEAAGGEPSQVAKFTVLIVDHSEQRLGVLGEELERAFGVQMKPACTLIPVPRLALDGMLFEIDAVVVLPEV
- a CDS encoding zinc-dependent peptidase, whose translation is MWSFRDWRRKRILARFAIEPAIWQRVLDSLPILDGLNAEETERLRQRSILFLHAKRITALPGVELQMEDRLRLAAQAQLPLLHLADLNWYQGFHEIVIYPGDFHSPQKHRDSAGVVHEWDGEHSGEAWLQGPVILALPGVQESGNWEGYNLVIHELAHKLDMLNGDANGLPPLHSSMRIDNWATAMQRAYDSLNTTLDADPNAETLIDPYAAENPAEFFAVTSEYFFAAPDLLHAAYPDVYQQLAAFYRQDPLARLRRLQDSHPQYAEPH
- the eutC gene encoding ethanolamine ammonia-lyase subunit EutC, which translates into the protein MSTRAPPPTTVTNPWAHLRQLTPARIALGRAGASLPTDAQLDFQFAHAQARDAVHLALDTEDLAAQLEQCGHRILLLHSAAPDRDTYLQRPDLGRRLSDDSAQRVNDHAQQYAAGYDLAIVIADGLSALAVQRHALPLLQRIEEQIEKDGWSLAPICLVQQSRVALGDEVGERLKAKMVVMLVGERPGLSSPDSLGLYFTYAPKVGRTDADRNCISNIRLEGLSYNLAAHRLIHLMREACRRQLSGVNLKDEAEVLSLDDGTPKTGNFLLS
- a CDS encoding ethanolamine ammonia-lyase subunit EutB produces the protein MAGYIHSVGGTTWRFDSLREVMAKASPARSGDFLAEVAAASDAERVAAQMCLAQIPLKRFLDEALIPYETDEVTRLIIDGHDAEAFAPVSHLTVGDFRNWLLGDAADEAALKALAPGLTPEMVAAVSKIMRVQDLILVAQKVRVVSRFRNTIGLRGRMSTRLQPNHPTDEAAGIAASIVDGLLYGNGDAVIGINPATDSTSGICELLKMLDAIIQRYEIPTQGCILTHVTTSIEAINRGAPLDLVFQSIAGTEAANTSFGINLAVLQEGYEAGLSQKRGTVGDNLMYFETGQGSALSANAHHGVDQQTCEARAYAVARKFKPLLVNTVVGFIGPEYLYNGKQIIRAGLEDHFCAKLLGVPMGCDICYTNHAEADQDDMDVLLTLLGTAGINFIMGIPGSDDVMLNYQTTSFHDALYLRQSLGLRPAPEFEAWLAKMDILRQDGGRLHMGSQLPPAFRQALERMA